In a single window of the Paenibacillus sp. MMS20-IR301 genome:
- a CDS encoding DUF423 domain-containing protein, which produces MQNKWVAWGAVLAMLSVGIGAFGAHMLKSVISEDYLKVYETGVQYHMVHALALILLGLAAGQWGESMRLRWAGRLIAAGIILFSGSLYVLSTSGIKILGAITPLGGVCFIAGWIFFAAEAFSRKSA; this is translated from the coding sequence ATGCAGAATAAATGGGTGGCCTGGGGAGCTGTGCTGGCGATGCTGTCTGTCGGAATCGGGGCGTTCGGGGCACATATGCTGAAGTCAGTGATCAGCGAAGATTATCTGAAGGTGTATGAGACCGGTGTCCAATATCATATGGTGCACGCACTGGCGCTGATTCTGCTCGGGCTGGCGGCAGGACAGTGGGGGGAGAGCATGCGGCTACGCTGGGCCGGCCGGCTGATTGCTGCAGGCATTATCCTGTTCTCCGGCAGCTTATATGTTCTGAGTACATCCGGCATCAAAATTCTCGGAGCCATTACACCGCTTGGCGGGGTGTGCTTTATTGCCGGTTGGATCTTCTTCGCAGCCGAAGCCTTCTCGCGCAAATCCGCCTGA
- a CDS encoding copper amine oxidase N-terminal domain-containing protein, which produces MKKLWISILVGLMVFPVLFGVPARAATPIKVIIDGTALSMDQPPVMVNGRTMVPLRAIFEAFNARILWDQKTQTVTATKDSTTIVLKIGSKNASINNKSVTLDVPGLNLKGRTMVPTRFVSEALGREVGWNQTTKVVTITSPAVDNGNTSSTPVTGVTGQDVSDYGDGRDLQVSFVRGGNEALVDQYRVFIVKTGYGLNLSSVQTIAAANYTALPVTGANPSFTLTSGSRTMDGDTIKNDQGYTVYVLTIGKGNNANVLSSSSSTVTLVNKTAAILGTIQVNDTNDYNDGRDVLVSFNKLADESKTSSYRVFAVKTANYTSFNLAAANAVPAANYTVISKTGSNISQVLSSGARDTDGALIRNGISYRVFVMAVNSSNTANSLLSAASSVLTLSTAGISNLSVSDVNDYNDGRDLRVSFTHAADESYISQYRIMVVPTSYYSSFSVSEANNVASAYYSAVGTSGSSTSLVLSSSTRDVRGSLIKNGINYRVYVLSVGSGSNSGSNILSPASAEIMLWNDYSLSAVTNLAVSDVNDYNDGRDLKVAFNHAADETYVSQYRIMVVPTSYYSSFSLSDANSVSSGNYTSIGTSGSVTSQVLASTTRDVRGSLIKNGVSYRVYVVSIGSGTYSGTNVLSASSAVITLLNGTSVTAVTDLSVSDVDDYSDGRDLRVAFTHAPDETYITQYRILIVPTSYYSSFSLADAINTPYYTVASTSGNSTSQVLDASAKDVRGAAIKDGVGYKVYVLSAADSNYSGPSVLSGASSAITLAGRAPVVSVTNVTYGVSNNVIRVSFTRSSNENNISEYRVLIVPAKQGFGLSDALGVQSSSYNAAAPNGADLTIAAAARDVNGNAISSGVKYKAYILAVSKGSGSQTGGLSDSTEDFEY; this is translated from the coding sequence GTGAAGAAGTTATGGATTTCTATTCTTGTAGGGTTAATGGTGTTTCCGGTGCTCTTTGGGGTTCCGGCACGGGCGGCCACACCGATCAAAGTCATCATTGACGGGACTGCGTTGTCGATGGATCAGCCCCCGGTAATGGTGAATGGACGGACTATGGTACCGCTGCGTGCAATCTTTGAAGCTTTCAATGCCAGAATTCTCTGGGATCAGAAGACACAGACTGTAACGGCAACTAAGGACAGCACGACTATTGTGCTGAAAATCGGTTCAAAGAATGCTTCAATTAATAATAAGTCGGTTACTCTGGATGTGCCGGGCCTGAATCTGAAGGGCAGAACCATGGTGCCGACACGGTTCGTTAGTGAAGCGCTGGGCCGTGAGGTGGGCTGGAATCAGACCACCAAGGTCGTAACAATCACTTCGCCGGCGGTAGACAACGGCAACACAAGCTCCACGCCGGTAACCGGTGTAACCGGGCAGGATGTGAGCGACTACGGGGACGGCCGGGATTTGCAGGTCAGCTTCGTGCGGGGAGGTAATGAGGCGCTGGTTGACCAGTACCGGGTGTTCATTGTCAAAACAGGATACGGGCTGAATCTGTCCTCGGTCCAAACGATAGCCGCTGCTAATTACACTGCCCTGCCTGTTACAGGAGCCAATCCGTCGTTCACCTTAACTTCGGGTTCACGTACCATGGACGGCGATACCATTAAGAATGATCAGGGATATACAGTGTATGTCCTGACAATCGGCAAAGGAAATAATGCCAATGTGCTTTCCAGCAGCTCTTCCACAGTTACACTGGTGAACAAGACGGCTGCAATACTGGGAACCATTCAGGTGAATGATACTAATGATTACAATGACGGCCGGGATGTCCTCGTCAGCTTCAACAAGCTGGCTGATGAGTCCAAAACAAGCTCCTACCGGGTATTCGCCGTTAAGACTGCGAATTATACCTCCTTCAACCTGGCTGCCGCCAATGCGGTTCCCGCTGCAAACTATACGGTAATCAGCAAAACAGGAAGCAATATTTCCCAGGTTCTGTCCTCAGGCGCCAGGGATACTGACGGGGCGCTGATCAGAAACGGTATCAGCTACCGCGTATTCGTGATGGCGGTAAATAGCAGCAATACAGCGAACAGCCTGTTATCCGCTGCTTCTTCAGTTCTGACCCTGTCTACTGCAGGAATCAGCAATCTGAGTGTCAGCGATGTCAATGACTATAATGACGGCCGGGATCTGCGGGTCTCGTTCACTCATGCCGCAGATGAAAGCTATATCAGCCAGTACCGGATTATGGTCGTGCCTACGTCCTACTACAGCAGCTTCAGTGTATCAGAGGCGAATAACGTGGCAAGCGCCTACTACTCAGCTGTAGGCACATCAGGCTCCTCTACCAGTCTGGTGCTGTCCTCCTCCACCCGGGATGTCCGGGGTTCATTGATTAAGAACGGAATTAATTACCGGGTCTATGTCTTGTCGGTGGGAAGCGGCTCGAATTCGGGTTCCAATATCCTGTCGCCTGCTTCCGCAGAAATTATGCTGTGGAATGATTACAGCCTGAGTGCAGTAACGAATCTGGCTGTCAGTGATGTGAATGACTATAATGACGGCCGTGATTTGAAGGTAGCCTTCAATCATGCTGCGGATGAAACTTATGTCAGCCAGTACCGGATTATGGTCGTGCCTACATCCTACTACAGCAGCTTCAGCCTGTCCGATGCGAATAGTGTGTCGAGCGGCAACTATACATCTATAGGTACATCAGGGTCGGTAACCAGCCAAGTGCTGGCTTCAACAACCCGGGATGTCAGAGGCTCTTTAATCAAGAATGGAGTCAGCTACAGGGTGTATGTAGTATCCATCGGCAGCGGAACTTATTCCGGAACCAATGTATTGTCTGCCAGCTCGGCGGTTATAACGCTGCTGAACGGCACAAGCGTGACTGCGGTTACGGACCTGAGCGTGAGCGATGTTGATGATTATAGCGACGGCCGGGATCTGCGGGTAGCCTTTACCCATGCTCCGGACGAAACCTACATCACCCAGTACCGAATTTTGATTGTGCCTACCTCCTATTACAGCAGCTTCAGTCTGGCTGATGCGATTAATACGCCGTACTATACTGTCGCAAGCACTTCAGGCAACAGCACCAGCCAGGTTCTTGATGCTTCGGCAAAAGATGTGCGGGGCGCGGCAATTAAGGACGGAGTCGGCTACAAGGTGTATGTGTTGTCGGCTGCAGACAGCAATTATTCCGGTCCGAGTGTGTTATCGGGTGCCTCGTCAGCGATTACATTAGCAGGCAGAGCACCGGTCGTGTCCGTAACGAATGTAACGTATGGTGTCAGCAATAATGTAATCCGGGTCAGCTTTACCAGATCCTCGAATGAAAACAACATTTCCGAGTACCGGGTACTGATTGTTCCTGCCAAACAAGGATTTGGCCTCAGTGATGCTCTTGGGGTACAGTCTTCCTCGTATAATGCGGCAGCACCAAACGGAGCAGATCTTACTATTGCGGCAGCGGCGAGGGATGTTAACGGTAATGCTATTAGCAGCGGGGTGAAATATAAAGCTTATATTCTTGCTGTTTCAAAAGGCAGCGGTTCACAGACCGGCGGCCTATCTGATTCAACGGAAGATTTCGAATATTGA
- a CDS encoding isopeptide-forming domain-containing fimbrial protein, with protein sequence MKIIPLVVRSTINATGAITFTGNTLGLSRSDVIGVPGTQDSIGAFSTINTASVFGTYPAGTTSLYQSNSSAAILVLPAGSTVLYAELIWGGSYINGSVNLSAVINNPVSFTTPLGNTVSVSPDAATANTVDLGGGAAAYVRSANVTSIIQASGAGTYVTAGVVGTIVIAGDSTANHAGWTLGVIYSNPSLPFRNMSLRAGAVLVQSTSAPVVTTITGFATPVTGALGGRILFSAQEGDANRSGDQALFGPTSATQVALSGPNNFANNFFASQINNDTGNLNTTGTFGSRNQTNGSPGSNITGGRQGWDITNVDVSARLVNNQSSALLTLTTSGDAYVVNGNGLQIDINAPKIALTKSASATGTVVGDTITYTVTVNNSGTASAASVVLSDTLPAGLTFIAGSVVVAGASRPTYDITAGIPLGSLALGTSITITYQARVTSLPNPQFVPNTATAAFTFQSVAGGPIVSGVIPSNTSTIPVYSPVLGIVKSANTTNATVGDQILYTLQISNTGNISATTTLTDNIPAGSTYVAGSFTVNGTPVAGNPAAGIPIGTIAAGGSSTVQFRVLVNSLPSPPQLVDQATAAYTFLVPDGRTLSGSAASNTLTLPVRLPNVAIVKSASFPDVAVGDTLTYTSVVTNNGIVAVTTVVLSDPIPAGSTFVTGSVTVAGTARPAADPASGITIGTVAPGSSAAVTFQVNVTSIPASGQLSNQSSASYSSGAFNAITQSNTTLTPVYQPVIGIVKSASPSSATVGGNVQYTLVVRNTGNLAATVTITDNIPAGTAFIAGSVTVNGVARPSDSPVSGIPLGSVAAGATFTVTFLAAVQSLPSPATLTDQGSASYTYQLPSGRSLAGGSVSNTVTIPVSAPNITLLKSASLTAVAVGEYLTYTIAVSNPSGVAVNNVVLSDPAPAGSTFVAGTVTVNGTPLPSANPNAGISLGTIAAGAASTVVFQVNAVSVPSPPQLNNRASASFTAGAFSGTALSNTVLTPVFIPVINLVKSSSPAQASVGSLLSFSIQASNSGNIAATLNLTDNLPPQTVFETNSVTVGGTPLPGYSPLTGIPVGPLAPGDSVTVSFLVTVTALPPNQQLLNSAAASYSFTLPDGRVLGGNAGSNTLTVPVSAPNVSIVKSVNAIDAVTGDILTYTSVLTNNSITSVSNIILSDPLPENVAFIPGTVIVGGVSRPQAVPSAGIPIGSLAQGASVAVTFEVRITMPIPSQVNNQSTVSFTSGVFSGSSSSNITTTPVTQPQISLVKSANDLNATVGDTVIYTIVVSNSGNVAANVTLTDNIPAGTSFDPNSVIVGGFPQPGAAPDTGIAVGVVAPGASISVSFTVFIVSLPSPQQLVNQASSTYTFTPPDGRLLSGSAASNTVTIAVSAPNVAVVKSTTSTSVALGDTIAYSVSITNNGMDPVNNVVLSDPTPGGASFVTGSVSVNGVPFPNANPATGVAVGTLASGASAVVSYSVTVTSVPADTSIDNQATVTYTSGVFAGSTFSNHVAVPVFQPNIAAAKSASTSNATVGDTVTYTLTVTNTGNYGANLTVTDNIPAGTTFVANSVLVNGLPLPQADPAAGIAAGTVAPGGTVAVSFSVVITSLPSPQLLVNQGTVAYSFTLPDGRTLGGSVLTNTLNIPVTNPNLGVVKSTATTATNVGDTITYSVALTNNGIATVNNVVFTDALPAGTAFVPGSVLVDGVARPVASPSTGVTIGSIAPGATVTVAFRVTVTSLPASGVLNNQSSVSFTSGALSSVAFSNIVTTPVYQPIVTAVKNSNTANATVGDTINYSVSVSNTGNYAAAATLTDTIPAGTTLVPNSVLINGFPSPGADPATGVPLGTIAAGATLTVMFSVVIVTLPASQQLSNQAIITFNYTLPDGRTFNQSANSNINQISVSSPNVLVAKSTTVIDAVVGDIVPYSINVTNSGIAPINNVVLSDPIPAGASFVAGSVTVDGTPVPGGSPANGIALGTIAPGASIVVTFNTRVNTLPNPATLSNQASVSFTSGAFSGASYSNTLVIPVYQPIIGILKSADTSNATVGDTVTYAFSVTNTGNLPANVILTDSIPAGGVFVPNSVLVNGQPVPGANPTTGINLGTVAAGATVVVTVTLQVTVASLPSPQQLVNQAAATFTFTPPDGRLLSGSAVSNTLVIPVSSPDVTAVKSTPSIDAVVGDLITYTIVVTNNGIVAVNNVVLVDPIPAGSQFVTGSVSVDGVFRPGANPATGVQIGTIAPGASSTVTFQVQVIAI encoded by the coding sequence GTGAAAATCATTCCTCTAGTCGTTCGGTCTACGATTAATGCAACAGGCGCCATTACATTTACAGGCAACACCCTGGGGCTGAGCCGGTCCGATGTTATTGGTGTTCCGGGTACCCAGGACAGCATCGGAGCCTTCTCTACAATTAATACAGCCTCGGTATTCGGCACTTATCCTGCAGGAACCACGAGCCTGTACCAGAGCAACAGCTCTGCAGCCATTCTGGTCCTACCCGCCGGAAGCACAGTTCTATATGCAGAACTGATCTGGGGCGGTTCTTATATTAACGGTTCGGTCAATCTGAGTGCGGTGATCAATAATCCCGTATCCTTCACCACACCGCTCGGGAATACGGTCAGTGTATCCCCGGATGCAGCCACGGCTAATACGGTGGACTTAGGCGGCGGGGCGGCGGCGTATGTACGATCAGCTAATGTAACCAGCATTATCCAGGCCTCCGGTGCCGGAACCTATGTTACCGCTGGTGTAGTCGGCACTATCGTTATTGCCGGCGACTCTACGGCTAACCACGCGGGCTGGACGCTCGGAGTCATCTATTCCAATCCGTCACTGCCCTTCCGCAATATGTCCCTGCGGGCAGGCGCCGTTCTCGTCCAGTCCACCTCAGCTCCGGTGGTCACGACAATTACCGGCTTTGCCACCCCCGTCACCGGCGCGCTTGGCGGGCGGATTCTGTTCAGCGCCCAGGAAGGAGATGCGAACCGTTCAGGGGATCAGGCGCTTTTCGGACCTACCTCCGCCACCCAGGTCGCCTTGTCCGGGCCTAACAACTTTGCGAACAATTTCTTCGCTTCACAGATTAACAATGATACCGGCAACCTGAATACCACCGGAACCTTCGGGTCACGGAACCAGACGAACGGCAGTCCGGGCTCGAATATCACCGGCGGGCGGCAGGGCTGGGATATCACGAATGTCGATGTCTCCGCACGCCTGGTTAATAATCAGTCCTCGGCTTTGCTGACACTAACTACTTCAGGCGATGCCTACGTGGTGAACGGGAACGGGCTGCAGATTGATATCAACGCCCCCAAGATTGCTTTGACCAAAAGCGCCAGTGCCACCGGCACAGTCGTCGGCGATACCATTACCTACACTGTAACTGTCAATAATAGCGGTACGGCAAGCGCAGCCAGTGTTGTCCTGTCCGATACCCTGCCGGCAGGGCTGACGTTTATCGCAGGAAGTGTGGTCGTGGCCGGTGCCTCCAGGCCGACTTACGATATCACCGCAGGCATTCCGCTCGGCTCCCTGGCTCTCGGCACTTCAATCACCATTACATATCAAGCCAGGGTAACCTCACTGCCGAATCCGCAGTTTGTCCCTAACACCGCCACCGCTGCCTTCACCTTTCAAAGTGTGGCCGGCGGCCCGATTGTCAGCGGAGTCATTCCATCCAACACCAGCACAATTCCTGTATATTCTCCGGTCCTGGGCATTGTCAAAAGCGCGAATACGACCAATGCCACTGTCGGTGATCAGATCCTCTATACGCTGCAAATATCCAACACCGGCAATATCAGCGCCACAACGACGCTGACGGATAATATTCCTGCAGGCAGCACCTATGTGGCGGGCAGCTTCACTGTGAACGGCACACCGGTTGCCGGCAACCCTGCCGCCGGCATTCCGATCGGCACCATTGCCGCCGGCGGAAGCTCTACGGTCCAGTTCCGAGTACTGGTGAACAGCCTGCCTTCACCTCCGCAACTGGTTGACCAGGCTACGGCAGCTTATACCTTCCTGGTTCCCGACGGCCGGACTCTTTCGGGAAGCGCGGCTTCCAATACGCTGACCCTACCGGTCAGACTGCCGAATGTGGCCATTGTCAAAAGCGCCAGCTTCCCCGATGTTGCTGTAGGCGACACCCTGACGTATACATCGGTAGTCACCAACAACGGAATTGTTGCGGTCACTACTGTGGTGTTATCCGACCCGATACCTGCCGGCAGCACCTTTGTAACGGGGAGTGTTACCGTTGCGGGAACGGCCCGGCCTGCAGCAGATCCAGCTTCCGGGATTACTATCGGAACCGTCGCTCCAGGATCCAGTGCAGCGGTTACATTCCAGGTGAATGTCACCTCTATACCGGCAAGCGGCCAGCTCTCCAACCAGTCGTCTGCTTCTTACAGCTCGGGGGCATTTAATGCGATTACCCAGTCCAACACAACGTTAACTCCTGTATACCAGCCCGTCATTGGTATTGTCAAAAGCGCCAGCCCAAGCAGTGCCACCGTAGGAGGCAATGTGCAATATACGCTGGTGGTGCGGAATACCGGCAACCTGGCAGCAACGGTAACCATCACTGATAATATCCCGGCCGGCACAGCGTTCATCGCAGGAAGCGTCACAGTGAACGGGGTGGCCCGTCCCTCAGATTCTCCGGTCAGCGGCATTCCGCTGGGTTCCGTAGCAGCCGGGGCAACCTTTACGGTGACCTTCCTGGCCGCAGTACAATCGCTGCCTTCTCCGGCAACCCTGACAGACCAGGGAAGCGCCAGCTATACGTACCAGCTGCCGAGCGGACGGTCACTCGCAGGCGGGAGTGTCTCGAACACGGTCACAATTCCTGTATCTGCGCCCAATATAACGCTCCTCAAAAGCGCAAGCCTTACCGCTGTAGCCGTAGGTGAATACCTCACTTACACTATTGCGGTATCCAACCCGAGCGGCGTAGCGGTCAACAATGTTGTACTGTCTGATCCTGCTCCGGCGGGCAGTACGTTCGTCGCCGGAACCGTCACGGTGAACGGTACGCCATTGCCGTCTGCCAATCCGAATGCGGGGATCTCCCTGGGCACCATTGCCGCCGGAGCAGCCAGCACTGTCGTGTTCCAGGTCAATGCTGTTTCAGTACCCAGTCCGCCACAGCTGAACAACCGGGCCAGTGCCTCGTTCACAGCCGGAGCCTTCAGCGGTACGGCACTCTCGAATACCGTGCTTACCCCTGTGTTCATACCGGTGATTAATCTGGTCAAAAGCTCAAGTCCCGCCCAGGCCTCCGTGGGCAGCCTGCTCTCCTTCTCCATACAGGCCAGCAACAGCGGCAACATTGCCGCAACACTTAATCTGACGGATAATCTGCCGCCGCAAACCGTATTCGAGACCAACAGCGTAACTGTAGGAGGAACACCGCTGCCCGGCTACAGCCCGCTGACCGGTATCCCGGTAGGCCCGCTTGCACCCGGAGACAGTGTCACCGTCAGCTTCCTGGTTACCGTTACCGCGCTGCCGCCAAACCAGCAGCTGCTTAACTCGGCTGCCGCCTCCTACAGCTTCACGCTGCCGGACGGACGGGTGCTCGGCGGCAATGCCGGATCGAACACCCTGACAGTTCCTGTCTCTGCACCTAATGTCAGCATCGTCAAAAGCGTGAATGCCATCGATGCCGTAACCGGCGACATCCTCACGTACACCTCCGTATTGACTAACAACAGCATTACCTCTGTCAGCAACATCATTCTCAGTGACCCGCTGCCTGAGAATGTCGCTTTCATTCCCGGAACCGTAATTGTAGGCGGCGTCTCCCGGCCGCAGGCAGTTCCGTCCGCCGGCATTCCAATCGGCAGTCTGGCCCAAGGGGCATCAGTTGCCGTAACATTCGAGGTGAGGATAACAATGCCGATTCCTTCACAGGTTAATAACCAGTCAACCGTCAGCTTTACTTCCGGGGTCTTCTCCGGCTCATCATCATCCAATATTACCACCACACCGGTGACGCAGCCGCAGATTTCACTTGTCAAAAGCGCCAATGACCTGAACGCTACAGTCGGCGATACCGTCATCTACACCATTGTTGTCAGCAACAGCGGCAATGTCGCCGCCAATGTGACGCTGACCGACAATATCCCGGCCGGCACTTCCTTCGATCCCAACAGCGTCATTGTCGGTGGCTTCCCTCAGCCGGGAGCTGCACCGGATACCGGTATTGCAGTCGGTGTGGTCGCCCCGGGCGCCAGCATCTCGGTCAGCTTTACCGTATTCATTGTGTCCCTGCCTTCTCCGCAGCAGCTTGTGAATCAGGCATCCTCCACCTATACCTTCACTCCGCCCGACGGGCGTCTGCTAAGCGGAAGCGCAGCATCCAACACTGTGACGATCGCTGTCTCGGCTCCCAATGTAGCCGTCGTGAAGAGCACCACTTCAACTTCTGTAGCACTCGGGGATACCATTGCCTATTCCGTAAGCATCACCAATAACGGGATGGACCCGGTTAACAATGTAGTACTCAGCGATCCGACTCCCGGCGGGGCAAGCTTTGTAACAGGCAGCGTATCCGTGAACGGTGTTCCCTTCCCTAATGCCAATCCGGCTACAGGGGTAGCAGTCGGCACCCTCGCATCCGGGGCTTCTGCTGTAGTCTCTTACAGCGTCACTGTTACATCGGTACCTGCAGATACATCCATTGACAATCAGGCAACGGTAACCTACACCTCCGGTGTATTCGCCGGCTCCACCTTCTCCAATCACGTAGCAGTGCCTGTCTTCCAGCCGAATATTGCAGCGGCCAAATCAGCCAGCACTTCGAATGCAACAGTAGGCGATACCGTAACCTACACCCTGACAGTCACCAATACGGGCAACTATGGTGCAAATCTGACTGTCACAGACAATATTCCGGCCGGGACAACGTTTGTAGCCAACAGTGTACTGGTCAACGGACTGCCGTTGCCGCAGGCTGATCCTGCTGCCGGCATTGCCGCAGGAACCGTCGCTCCCGGAGGAACCGTCGCAGTCTCCTTCTCTGTGGTCATTACATCGCTGCCGTCCCCGCAGCTGCTGGTCAACCAGGGGACGGTGGCTTACAGCTTCACATTGCCGGACGGCAGAACGCTCGGCGGCTCTGTGCTTACCAACACACTGAATATTCCGGTCACGAATCCGAATCTCGGCGTAGTGAAATCTACTGCAACCACTGCAACCAATGTCGGTGACACCATTACGTATTCCGTCGCCCTGACTAACAACGGGATCGCCACCGTCAACAACGTAGTGTTTACAGATGCCCTGCCTGCAGGTACAGCTTTCGTTCCAGGCAGTGTACTTGTAGACGGTGTAGCACGTCCCGTAGCCTCACCGTCTACCGGGGTAACCATCGGCAGCATCGCTCCAGGCGCGACAGTCACCGTAGCATTCAGAGTAACTGTGACATCCCTGCCGGCTTCCGGTGTACTCAATAACCAGTCTTCGGTCAGCTTCACCTCCGGGGCATTGTCGAGTGTAGCCTTCTCGAATATTGTGACGACTCCGGTCTACCAGCCGATTGTTACAGCAGTCAAAAACTCGAACACGGCAAATGCTACTGTAGGGGATACTATTAACTACAGTGTAAGTGTCAGTAACACAGGTAATTATGCAGCTGCTGCCACCTTGACAGATACAATTCCCGCCGGCACAACCCTTGTACCGAACAGCGTGCTGATTAACGGCTTCCCTTCACCGGGGGCTGATCCGGCAACCGGGGTTCCGCTCGGCACCATTGCCGCCGGAGCAACATTAACCGTAATGTTCTCCGTTGTTATTGTTACACTGCCGGCCAGCCAGCAGCTCAGTAACCAGGCCATTATCACCTTTAACTATACGCTGCCTGACGGACGGACCTTCAACCAGTCGGCCAATTCGAATATTAATCAGATTTCCGTGTCTTCACCGAACGTGCTCGTGGCCAAGAGCACTACTGTAATTGATGCCGTTGTAGGGGATATTGTCCCTTACAGCATCAACGTGACCAACAGCGGAATTGCCCCGATTAACAATGTTGTGCTGAGCGACCCGATTCCGGCAGGTGCTTCCTTCGTTGCCGGCAGCGTCACCGTGGACGGCACTCCGGTACCGGGAGGAAGCCCTGCTAACGGTATAGCTCTGGGAACCATTGCCCCGGGTGCCAGCATTGTGGTCACCTTCAATACCCGGGTCAATACGCTGCCTAATCCGGCTACGCTGAGCAACCAGGCTTCAGTGAGCTTCACTTCCGGTGCCTTCTCAGGCGCATCATATTCCAATACACTGGTTATTCCGGTCTACCAGCCGATTATCGGCATCCTGAAATCTGCGGATACCTCGAACGCAACTGTCGGCGATACCGTCACGTACGCCTTCAGTGTAACCAACACAGGCAACCTGCCGGCTAATGTCATCTTGACTGACTCCATCCCGGCGGGCGGCGTATTCGTTCCGAACAGTGTTCTTGTCAACGGCCAGCCCGTACCGGGAGCTAATCCGACAACCGGAATCAATCTCGGCACAGTCGCTGCCGGGGCTACAGTTGTGGTAACGGTAACGCTGCAGGTAACGGTAGCTTCCCTGCCTTCCCCGCAGCAGCTGGTGAACCAGGCCGCCGCCACCTTCACCTTCACGCCGCCGGATGGACGTCTGCTCTCCGGTTCTGCCGTATCCAACACTCTGGTTATCCCGGTCTCTTCACCGGACGTTACAGCGGTCAAGAGCACACCTTCCATCGACGCAGTCGTCGGGGATCTGATTACGTATACCATTGTTGTGACCAACAACGGTATTGTTGCCGTGAACAATGTTGTGCTGGTTGACCCGATCCCGGCAGGCAGCCAGTTTGTCACAGGCAGTGTCTCGGTCGACGGCGTCTTCCGTCCCGGCGCCAATCCGGCAACCGGTGTCCAGATCGGTACGATTGCTCCGGGTGCCTCTTCAACCGTCACCTTCCAGGTTCAGGTTATTGCTATATGA
- the yhbH gene encoding sporulation protein YhbH codes for MSQPTGPYAFVVSKEDWSLHRKGHQDQERHQQKVREAIKGNLPDLVTEENIILSGGKQIVKVPIRSLDEYRIIYNFRKQKHVGQGDGESQVGDVLGRDSQSTQPGKGDKAGDQPGQDTVEAEVNLEDLEDILFQDLELPRLKPKDKEEIEVKSIVFNDIRKKGMMSNIDKKRTLLENLRRNASSGKPGIHSISPDDLRYKTWDDITVPHSNAVIIAMMDTSGSMGTFEKYCARSFFFWMTRFLRRQYEKVEIVFLAHHTEAKEVSEHDFFTRGESGGTICSSAYQKALEIIDSRYPPAKYNIYPFHFSDGDNLTSDNERCVKLIGELLKRSNMFGYGEVNQYNRSSTLMSAYRHLKQEQFMHYVIKDKKEVYQALKTFFGKKPAGA; via the coding sequence TTGTCCCAGCCAACCGGTCCATACGCCTTTGTCGTGTCCAAAGAAGACTGGTCCCTTCACCGCAAAGGCCATCAGGATCAGGAGCGTCACCAGCAAAAGGTCAGAGAAGCCATTAAAGGTAATCTGCCGGATCTTGTTACGGAGGAGAATATTATTTTGTCGGGCGGCAAGCAGATTGTGAAGGTGCCGATCCGCAGCCTGGATGAATACCGGATTATCTATAACTTCCGCAAGCAGAAGCATGTCGGCCAGGGAGACGGGGAGAGTCAGGTCGGTGACGTGCTTGGCCGCGATTCACAGTCCACCCAGCCGGGTAAAGGCGACAAAGCAGGAGATCAGCCCGGACAGGATACCGTTGAGGCTGAGGTTAATCTTGAGGATCTGGAGGATATTCTATTCCAGGATCTGGAGCTGCCCCGCCTTAAGCCGAAGGATAAGGAAGAGATTGAGGTCAAATCCATAGTCTTCAACGATATCCGCAAAAAAGGCATGATGTCGAACATCGATAAAAAGCGCACACTGCTTGAGAATCTCCGGCGCAACGCCAGCAGCGGCAAGCCCGGCATCCACAGCATCAGTCCGGATGATCTGCGCTACAAAACTTGGGATGACATCACCGTCCCCCATTCCAATGCCGTAATTATTGCGATGATGGACACTTCAGGCAGCATGGGTACTTTTGAAAAATACTGCGCCCGCAGCTTCTTCTTCTGGATGACCCGCTTCCTGCGCCGCCAGTATGAGAAGGTGGAGATTGTCTTCCTCGCCCATCATACGGAGGCCAAAGAGGTCAGCGAGCATGATTTCTTCACCCGCGGGGAGAGCGGCGGCACCATCTGCTCCTCAGCCTATCAGAAGGCACTCGAGATTATCGACAGCCGGTATCCGCCGGCCAAATACAATATCTATCCCTTCCATTTCTCGGACGGTGACAACCTCACCTCCGACAATGAGCGCTGCGTCAAGCTGATCGGCGAGCTGCTGAAGCGCAGCAATATGTTCGGCTACGGCGAAGTGAACCAGTATAACCGCAGCAGCACGCTGATGTCTGCCTACCGCCACCTGAAGCAGGAGCAGTTCATGCATTACGTTATTAAGGATAAGAAGGAAGTCTATCAGGCGCTGAAGACCTTTTTCGGCAAAAAACCAGCCGGTGCTTGA